In a single window of the Streptomyces sp. NBC_00285 genome:
- a CDS encoding M1 family metallopeptidase, with the protein MPSLPSSPTGPSRTGRRLLVALLAMLATAGSTVAEAGTPSGPAPGAAVRAAEPATPDRPSYDVKLRADGDGSHWAGRQTVSFRNASSRLLREVYIRLWGNGEDGCGTSGRPSPVRVSHVRGGTPGRPGVKCTALRIALPRPLARGERTAVSFDVALTVPARNNRFGREGAFRFLGNALPVLAVHDARGWHLDPYVSYGESFYTLASDFRVRLDHPSALKVPATGSTWTRTGGTGRTVTHSVAKRVRDFAWAAGPFRTATQTSPDGVRVKSYWSPNTPAAGVRLNRKDGVAAIDRFGREFGRYPYGEIDLVMTPGFAGGMEYPGLVILGTEEEGGATVHEIAHQWWYGVVGNDEYNSPWLDESFAQYANARYYRWDGFECSPDDSWPSATAALTNSMAYWSTHRGEYFQVVYGIGPCVLADLEHVLGAGTMARLIKKYAHDHWYGVSTTVDFKKAAQSMTHRDLGPFWRKHRIR; encoded by the coding sequence ATGCCTTCGTTGCCTTCGTCGCCCACGGGTCCCTCCAGAACCGGTCGCCGTCTGCTGGTCGCCCTGCTCGCGATGCTCGCGACAGCAGGCTCCACCGTGGCCGAGGCCGGCACGCCGTCCGGCCCGGCGCCCGGCGCCGCGGTGAGAGCGGCCGAACCTGCGACGCCTGACCGCCCCAGCTACGACGTAAAGCTGCGCGCCGATGGCGACGGCTCCCACTGGGCGGGCCGGCAGACGGTGTCCTTCCGCAACGCCTCCAGCCGGCTCCTGCGTGAGGTGTACATACGCCTGTGGGGCAATGGCGAGGACGGCTGCGGGACATCCGGAAGACCGTCTCCCGTCCGCGTCTCCCACGTGCGCGGCGGCACTCCGGGCCGCCCCGGCGTGAAGTGCACGGCGCTGCGCATCGCTCTGCCGAGGCCGCTCGCACGCGGTGAGCGGACTGCCGTCTCCTTCGACGTGGCCCTCACCGTGCCCGCACGCAACAACCGCTTCGGCCGCGAAGGCGCGTTCCGCTTCCTGGGCAACGCGCTGCCGGTCCTCGCCGTGCACGACGCGAGGGGGTGGCACCTCGATCCGTATGTGTCGTACGGCGAGAGCTTCTACACCCTGGCGAGCGACTTCCGGGTGCGCCTCGACCACCCGTCCGCCCTCAAGGTCCCGGCGACCGGCAGCACATGGACCCGCACCGGCGGTACCGGGCGTACGGTCACCCACAGCGTCGCCAAGCGGGTGCGGGACTTCGCATGGGCGGCGGGCCCGTTCCGCACCGCGACCCAGACCTCGCCCGACGGCGTGCGCGTGAAGTCGTATTGGTCGCCGAACACGCCCGCCGCCGGTGTCCGCCTCAACCGCAAGGACGGCGTCGCCGCCATCGACCGGTTCGGCAGGGAGTTCGGCCGCTATCCGTACGGCGAGATAGACCTCGTGATGACCCCCGGGTTCGCCGGCGGCATGGAGTACCCCGGCCTGGTCATCCTCGGCACCGAGGAGGAGGGTGGCGCCACCGTCCATGAGATCGCCCACCAGTGGTGGTACGGCGTCGTGGGCAACGACGAGTACAACTCACCCTGGCTGGACGAGAGTTTCGCTCAGTACGCCAACGCGCGCTACTACCGCTGGGACGGGTTCGAGTGCTCGCCGGACGACTCCTGGCCGAGCGCCACCGCCGCGCTCACCAACTCGATGGCCTACTGGTCTACACACCGTGGCGAGTACTTCCAGGTCGTGTACGGAATCGGCCCCTGCGTCCTGGCCGACCTGGAGCACGTCCTCGGGGCCGGCACCATGGCGCGCCTCATCAAGAAGTACGCCCACGACCACTGGTACGGCGTCTCCACCACCGTCGACTTCAAGAAGGCCGCACAGTCGATGACGCACAGGGACCTCGGCCCCTTCTGGCGGAAGCACCGCATCCGCTGA
- a CDS encoding IS3 family transposase (programmed frameshift): MAPPSKYSPEFREEAVQIALRSSKTISEVARELELNSETLRGWVKKHQKQQEPAPDAELTVPERARLKELERRNRELEMENSFLKKAAGVLREGSPVASKYEFIDEMRLDTEEYAYSVEFMCGRLGVSRSGYYDWRSRLESATAQRREELKLLIAKAFDVSDSTYGHRRVQAQLDRWGVSAGVELVRRLMREQGLLPCQPRPKRFNLTQAAAGQVPDLVGRDFTADAPGEKLVGDITYIATGEGWLYLATVIDCCTKEVIGYAMDDHYQTPLISRAIRNAARNRNLSADAIFHSDRGSNYMSAEFGKTLDRFGLRRSSGRTGICFDNAMAESFFGALKNERVSRVTYLTREAARQDITRYIEFWYNRKRLHSAVGYRPPREVHAGYVKLRIVA, from the exons GTGGCGCCACCCAGTAAGTACTCGCCGGAGTTCCGCGAGGAAGCCGTCCAGATCGCGTTGAGGTCAAGCAAGACGATCTCCGAAGTCGCCCGGGAGCTTGAGCTGAACTCGGAGACGCTACGCGGCTGGGTGAAGAAGCATCAGAAGCAGCAGGAACCGGCTCCCGATGCAGAACTGACGGTGCCCGAGCGGGCGCGCCTGAAGGAACTCGAACGACGCAACCGCGAGCTGGAGATGGAAAATTCCTTCCTGAAAAAAGCCGCAG GCGTACTTCGCGAAGGATCCCCGGTAGCAAGCAAGTACGAGTTCATCGACGAGATGAGGCTCGACACCGAGGAGTACGCATACAGCGTCGAGTTCATGTGCGGTCGGCTCGGTGTATCCAGATCCGGCTACTACGACTGGCGCTCCCGCCTGGAATCCGCGACAGCTCAGCGGCGCGAAGAACTGAAATTGCTCATCGCGAAAGCCTTTGACGTGTCCGACAGCACCTACGGGCACCGGCGCGTCCAGGCCCAGCTGGACCGCTGGGGCGTGTCCGCAGGCGTGGAGCTTGTCCGCCGACTCATGCGCGAACAGGGCCTGCTGCCCTGCCAGCCACGCCCGAAGAGGTTCAACCTCACTCAGGCTGCGGCCGGCCAGGTGCCAGACCTCGTGGGCCGGGACTTCACCGCGGATGCGCCCGGTGAAAAGCTCGTCGGCGACATTACTTACATCGCGACCGGGGAAGGCTGGCTGTACCTCGCGACGGTCATCGACTGTTGCACGAAAGAGGTGATCGGCTACGCGATGGACGACCACTACCAGACTCCGCTGATATCCAGGGCGATCCGCAACGCGGCACGGAACAGGAACCTCTCGGCCGACGCGATATTTCACTCCGACCGCGGAAGTAACTACATGTCAGCCGAGTTCGGGAAGACGCTCGATCGATTCGGGCTCCGCAGATCTTCCGGTCGCACTGGGATTTGTTTCGACAACGCAATGGCCGAATCATTTTTCGGCGCCCTGAAGAACGAGCGCGTATCCAGGGTGACTTACCTGACCCGCGAGGCAGCCCGGCAAGACATCACTCGCTACATCGAATTCTGGTACAATCGCAAACGCCTCCACTCGGCGGTGGGTTACCGCCCTCCGCGCGAAGTCCACGCCGGGTACGTGAAGTTGCGAATCGTCGCGTGA
- a CDS encoding SUKH-4 family immunity protein, translated as MLTYEDLTAWAGAEHVFQADPANLASWSIPEHQKALLVHIGVPIIDQLIEHVAFQTDPAPALQTTSGSVLYQVSRNHHGNLVTGLEWAFGVEPGTGRVYYVLPDGEAWFANSSIDLWLHTLHHYGRHVAQSPILNDPDEHEDEALAELRALAEELKGIDPPAFEGYLGFIWAEFLERWLW; from the coding sequence GTGCTGACCTACGAAGACCTGACCGCATGGGCCGGAGCCGAACACGTCTTCCAAGCCGACCCCGCCAACCTGGCCAGCTGGAGCATCCCTGAGCACCAAAAGGCCCTCCTGGTGCACATCGGCGTCCCCATCATCGACCAACTGATCGAGCACGTCGCGTTCCAGACAGACCCGGCTCCTGCCCTCCAGACCACTTCAGGAAGCGTCCTCTACCAGGTTTCTCGGAACCATCACGGCAACCTCGTGACAGGTCTGGAATGGGCCTTCGGCGTCGAACCGGGCACTGGCAGGGTCTACTACGTCCTGCCCGACGGGGAAGCCTGGTTCGCCAACTCCTCCATCGACCTCTGGCTGCACACGCTGCACCACTACGGCCGTCACGTCGCCCAGTCACCGATCCTCAACGACCCGGATGAGCACGAGGACGAAGCCCTGGCTGAACTTCGCGCGCTCGCGGAGGAACTCAAGGGGATCGACCCACCCGCCTTCGAGGGCTATCTCGGCTTCATCTGGGCCGAGTTCCTCGAACGCTGGCTCTGGTGA
- a CDS encoding dienelactone hydrolase family protein, producing MAIFAVFVTMALALAVPAQAASANPYQRGPAPTWASITAETGPFAVASVTVPSGSGAGFNTGTVYFPLDTSQGTFGSVVIMPGFVAPQAEIAWYGPRLASQGFVVMTLDSNALWDFPTDRSNQQLAALTYLTTQSVVKNRIDPKRSAVMGWSMGGGGTLESAASTPSLKAAIALAPWDTTNPSSQIKVPTMVFGADGDNVAPVDTFALPAYNELTSVRNKAFVELNNADHFTFASANTTVAEYSIAWLKRFIDNDTRYDQFLCPIPNDPNTDAFLNTCPL from the coding sequence ATGGCCATCTTCGCCGTCTTCGTCACGATGGCCCTCGCCCTCGCCGTACCCGCCCAGGCCGCCTCCGCCAACCCCTACCAGCGTGGCCCCGCCCCGACCTGGGCGAGCATCACCGCCGAGACCGGCCCGTTCGCCGTCGCCTCGGTCACCGTGCCGTCCGGCAGTGGCGCGGGTTTCAACACCGGCACCGTCTATTTCCCCCTCGACACGAGCCAGGGCACCTTCGGCTCCGTCGTCATCATGCCGGGCTTCGTCGCCCCGCAGGCGGAGATCGCCTGGTACGGGCCGCGGCTGGCCTCCCAGGGCTTCGTGGTGATGACCCTGGACAGCAACGCGCTGTGGGACTTCCCGACCGATCGCAGCAACCAGCAACTCGCCGCGCTCACCTATCTGACGACCCAGAGCGTGGTGAAGAACAGGATCGACCCCAAACGGTCGGCCGTGATGGGCTGGTCGATGGGCGGCGGCGGCACGCTGGAGAGCGCGGCGAGCACCCCGTCGCTCAAGGCGGCCATCGCCCTGGCGCCCTGGGACACCACCAACCCCTCCAGCCAGATCAAAGTACCCACCATGGTCTTCGGCGCCGACGGCGACAACGTCGCCCCTGTCGACACCTTCGCCCTGCCCGCCTACAACGAGCTGACGAGCGTCCGCAACAAGGCATTCGTCGAGCTCAACAACGCCGACCACTTCACCTTCGCCAGCGCCAACACCACGGTCGCCGAATACAGCATCGCCTGGCTCAAACGCTTCATCGACAACGACACCCGCTACGACCAGTTCCTCTGCCCGATCCCCAACGACCCCAACACCGACGCCTTCCTGAACACCTGTCCGCTGTAG
- a CDS encoding hydroxysqualene dehydroxylase: MGGTSRRGFLGSAAAAGGGVALATPQRAAARNGAAPQTVAVLGGGVAGLTAAHELAERGFRVTVYERKALGGKARSMDVPDSAAGGRGPLPGEHGFRFIPGIYHNLPDTMRRIPFPGNPNGVHDNLVAPKEMLFARSGGREDIRIPLPWPGNTPAELTTDEILRALTSVLDTAFNLPLYEALYFANRFLVFLTSCDERRDETWEQMPWWEFVRAGRMSYDYQRILAIGITRNIVATKAEEASTRTVATLLEAFAFNLLGRGADGPLDRILNAPTNEAWIDPWVTYLKSLGVEFHIGWTVRDLILDTGRIAGAVVEDPGGARRTVTADHYISAMPVEHARRTWNSAVRAADPQLAECDRLETDWMTGIQFYLTERTPILHGHLDLIDSPWSLTAIAQAQHWPGHDFPADFGDGTVADCLSVDVSEWDQPGILYGKTAKQCTRAEVAREVWAQLKAALNDSGRTVLKDSVLHSWFLDPAVDGLGTPNPVNEEQLLTHPTGTFHHRPRSATKIPNLFLSGDYVAVPIDLATMEGANTSARQAVNALLDGIGSAAERCTVTRLYRPPEFEQLKRHDLTRYLLRLPNLFDVG, translated from the coding sequence ATGGGCGGCACCTCACGCAGAGGGTTCCTGGGTTCGGCCGCGGCCGCCGGCGGCGGGGTCGCCCTCGCGACCCCCCAACGGGCCGCGGCCCGGAACGGTGCCGCCCCACAGACCGTGGCCGTACTGGGCGGAGGCGTCGCCGGGCTCACGGCCGCCCACGAACTCGCCGAACGCGGCTTCCGGGTCACGGTCTACGAACGCAAGGCGCTGGGCGGCAAGGCCCGCAGCATGGACGTACCGGACAGCGCCGCGGGCGGCCGCGGGCCCCTGCCCGGGGAGCACGGCTTCCGCTTCATCCCCGGCATCTACCACAACCTGCCCGACACCATGCGGCGCATCCCCTTCCCCGGCAACCCCAATGGTGTCCACGACAACCTCGTCGCCCCCAAGGAGATGCTGTTCGCCCGGTCGGGCGGCCGCGAGGACATCCGGATCCCGCTTCCGTGGCCCGGCAACACCCCGGCCGAACTCACCACCGACGAGATCCTCCGCGCCCTCACCTCGGTCCTGGACACCGCCTTCAACCTCCCCCTCTACGAGGCCCTCTACTTCGCCAACCGCTTCCTGGTCTTCCTCACCAGCTGCGATGAACGCCGCGACGAGACCTGGGAGCAGATGCCGTGGTGGGAGTTCGTACGGGCCGGACGGATGTCGTACGACTACCAGCGGATCCTCGCCATCGGCATCACCCGCAACATCGTGGCCACCAAGGCGGAAGAGGCCAGCACCCGTACCGTCGCCACCCTGCTGGAGGCCTTCGCCTTCAACCTCCTCGGGCGGGGCGCGGACGGACCGCTGGACCGGATCCTCAACGCGCCCACCAACGAGGCCTGGATCGACCCCTGGGTGACGTACCTGAAGTCACTCGGGGTCGAGTTCCACATCGGCTGGACCGTACGGGACCTGATCCTGGACACGGGCCGGATCGCCGGCGCCGTCGTGGAGGACCCGGGTGGTGCCCGCCGGACTGTCACCGCCGACCACTACATCTCGGCCATGCCGGTCGAGCACGCGCGCCGCACCTGGAACTCCGCCGTGCGCGCCGCCGATCCCCAACTGGCCGAGTGCGACCGGCTGGAGACGGACTGGATGACCGGCATCCAGTTCTATCTGACCGAACGTACGCCGATACTGCACGGCCACCTCGACCTCATCGACTCCCCCTGGTCGCTGACCGCGATCGCCCAGGCCCAGCACTGGCCGGGCCACGACTTCCCTGCCGACTTCGGCGACGGCACGGTCGCGGACTGTCTGTCCGTGGACGTCTCAGAGTGGGACCAGCCGGGCATCCTGTACGGCAAGACCGCCAAGCAGTGCACCCGCGCCGAAGTCGCCCGCGAGGTGTGGGCGCAGTTGAAGGCGGCGCTCAATGACAGCGGCCGTACGGTCCTGAAGGACTCCGTGCTGCACTCCTGGTTCCTCGATCCGGCTGTCGACGGCCTCGGCACTCCGAACCCGGTCAACGAGGAGCAGTTGCTCACCCATCCGACAGGGACCTTCCACCACCGTCCGCGATCGGCTACGAAGATCCCCAACCTCTTCCTGTCCGGCGACTATGTGGCCGTGCCCATCGATCTGGCCACCATGGAAGGCGCCAACACCTCGGCCCGGCAGGCTGTCAACGCCCTGCTGGACGGGATCGGTTCGGCCGCGGAACGCTGCACCGTCACCCGGCTGTACCGGCCCCCCGAGTTCGAGCAGCTCAAACGCCACGACCTCACCCGTTACCTCCTTCGACTGCCGAATCTCTTCGACGTCGGTTGA
- a CDS encoding response regulator transcription factor, producing the protein MAVIDDDEIVLDGVRRWLADDTAGIAVTATVRTVWEMLTLPPGTASIVLLDLRLRDRRSIGDNVHDLVAAGLIVIACSARDDRADILEAINSGAHSYVRKAKDASAVLRAVQDAAHGRPHISPAHAAAMDSPAEASRAGLSAQERETLRLYASGLTLKQVAEMLRVTPHTAKGYLERVRSKYRNLDRPASSKLELRDRAIEDQVLPRPRPGPIGRPGA; encoded by the coding sequence GTGGCTGTCATAGATGACGACGAGATCGTCCTCGACGGTGTGCGGCGCTGGCTCGCGGACGACACAGCAGGGATCGCGGTGACCGCTACGGTGCGCACCGTCTGGGAAATGCTGACACTGCCGCCGGGAACGGCCTCCATCGTGCTGCTGGACCTCCGGCTGCGGGATCGGCGGTCGATCGGCGACAACGTCCACGACCTCGTAGCCGCGGGCTTGATCGTCATCGCGTGCAGTGCCCGCGATGACCGGGCCGACATCCTTGAGGCGATCAACTCCGGTGCGCATAGTTACGTGCGAAAGGCCAAGGACGCCAGTGCCGTCCTCCGTGCTGTCCAGGATGCTGCGCATGGACGCCCGCACATTTCCCCCGCCCACGCCGCAGCGATGGACTCCCCCGCCGAAGCGTCCCGGGCAGGACTCAGTGCCCAGGAGCGCGAGACTCTGCGTCTCTACGCCTCCGGCCTCACCCTCAAGCAGGTGGCCGAGATGCTCCGCGTCACGCCTCATACCGCCAAGGGCTACCTTGAGCGCGTGCGGTCGAAGTACCGGAACCTGGATCGCCCGGCAAGCAGCAAACTCGAACTCCGTGACCGTGCCATCGAAGACCAGGTCCTGCCGCGGCCACGCCCCGGGCCGATCGGCCGGCCCGGGGCGTGA
- a CDS encoding nucleoside 2-deoxyribosyltransferase domain-containing protein: MLQLDPIGSPAVVLNPRRATFPVGQVEATREQTAWEYEHLRIADVILFWFCAEAVRPIALYELGAHAARGTRLAVGAHPEYPRRLDVLEQLRLARPDVTVHDTLQDTVHAAAALLPTAPARP; the protein is encoded by the coding sequence GTGCTCCAGCTGGATCCGATCGGCTCGCCGGCCGTCGTGCTCAACCCGCGCCGCGCCACCTTCCCGGTCGGGCAGGTGGAAGCGACACGGGAGCAGACCGCCTGGGAGTATGAGCACCTGCGGATCGCCGACGTGATCCTCTTCTGGTTCTGTGCCGAAGCCGTCCGGCCCATCGCCCTGTACGAACTCGGAGCCCACGCCGCCCGCGGCACACGCCTCGCAGTCGGCGCGCACCCCGAGTACCCGCGCCGCCTGGACGTCCTGGAGCAGTTGCGGCTGGCCCGCCCGGACGTGACCGTCCACGACACCCTCCAGGACACCGTCCACGCCGCCGCAGCCCTCCTGCCCACCGCACCTGCACGCCCCTGA
- a CDS encoding sensor histidine kinase, which translates to MLTALKLPQAEPMNDARTGARTLDLAIARSAIVFRCSWCALTVPAAIAVGGPESTGVWRTAAVVAVVLWGWAVWCVCRRQRRLPAGLVHADALLFALLLLAADVLLPRSLIGDGGTWVCASASVTVFLASWALLPYVAVLVTMAEMAAYGGGLALANVPVQPGAVLATVVVYPVQLVLGLLVVRLMRRIARTADDALTRQAQAQQRHAVDAAQAKDAYEQRLLLHDTVLSTLTAVARGIPSTRAALVRQRASQDLTRMEGACAIGPALAPRCVADVVEGAVREATLRGITLHACATRSLMLPPETAQAVSAALREGLSNIEQHAGVNTALLTATVTADGFVVGLQDFGSGFVSSASSPEAGWGLRRSIQQRMIDVGGLADVVSVPGAGTTVTLRWSAKPSEGGRPSDLYSTLLTSAYATGFSSGLTRLALYWHLFSGYLILASWHVYAHPEAEAAAWAALLGIVIWLIRRPSERGLSARQAWTLVVVIVSVSVLAVLGCPGHALIGKANWVYGGSGWFLVAVLTRRPAHRMMPTLLIVPVSGLIAVCRTDADGAGLMVSLMLVVVYFQLGALAMDAVLRGLGATAATSFHHFQQPETAHRARDEVRRHRALRYRELEEWLVPVVQDLADGSLHPGNQHDRTRAWAAAAALRVHLRHDRACEPTAGTDISTALSSCARRHGVAAEVRADVDEVPAIVLTVLSKTAARVLAHAQPGDAEIVLRGAADEAILTVCLPTTTPVGELRRAATAVAAASPGITTTATAVGQGRVWLQARWQQ; encoded by the coding sequence ATGCTCACTGCGCTGAAACTGCCGCAAGCCGAGCCTATGAACGACGCCCGGACGGGGGCCCGGACGTTGGACCTTGCCATCGCCCGCTCGGCCATCGTCTTCCGCTGCTCTTGGTGCGCTCTGACCGTACCGGCCGCCATAGCGGTGGGTGGTCCCGAATCAACCGGGGTGTGGCGAACTGCCGCAGTCGTCGCCGTCGTGCTCTGGGGGTGGGCCGTCTGGTGCGTCTGTCGCAGGCAACGGCGTCTGCCGGCCGGACTCGTCCACGCTGATGCTCTGCTGTTCGCCCTATTGCTGCTTGCGGCTGACGTGCTGTTGCCCAGGTCGCTGATCGGGGACGGCGGCACATGGGTGTGCGCCTCGGCATCGGTGACGGTGTTCCTTGCGTCCTGGGCGCTGCTGCCCTACGTCGCGGTGCTGGTAACGATGGCTGAAATGGCCGCCTACGGGGGTGGTTTGGCTCTCGCGAACGTTCCTGTTCAACCCGGTGCCGTCCTGGCCACCGTCGTTGTCTACCCGGTGCAGCTGGTGCTGGGTCTGCTCGTCGTTCGCCTGATGCGCCGAATCGCCCGCACAGCCGATGACGCCCTGACTCGACAGGCGCAGGCGCAGCAACGCCATGCTGTGGATGCAGCCCAGGCCAAGGACGCCTACGAGCAGCGTCTGCTCCTCCACGACACGGTACTCAGCACCCTCACCGCAGTGGCTCGCGGCATCCCAAGCACCCGGGCTGCACTCGTACGCCAGAGGGCTAGCCAGGATCTGACGCGCATGGAGGGCGCTTGTGCAATCGGCCCTGCTCTCGCTCCTCGGTGCGTCGCCGATGTGGTGGAGGGCGCCGTTCGTGAGGCCACCCTTCGGGGTATCACCCTGCACGCGTGTGCCACCCGGAGCCTGATGCTGCCTCCCGAGACGGCACAGGCCGTGAGCGCGGCCCTGCGTGAGGGCTTGTCCAACATCGAGCAGCATGCGGGAGTGAACACCGCCCTGCTCACAGCCACCGTGACAGCGGACGGATTTGTCGTCGGTCTCCAGGACTTCGGTAGCGGATTCGTCTCCTCGGCCTCCTCACCCGAAGCCGGATGGGGACTTCGCAGGTCGATCCAGCAGCGCATGATCGACGTCGGAGGCCTTGCCGATGTCGTCTCGGTCCCGGGTGCAGGCACGACGGTCACTCTGCGGTGGTCCGCCAAGCCCTCGGAAGGCGGCCGACCCTCTGACCTGTACAGCACGTTGCTCACCAGCGCCTACGCGACAGGATTCTCCTCGGGCCTGACCCGTCTTGCCCTGTACTGGCATCTGTTCAGCGGCTATCTGATCCTCGCGTCCTGGCACGTATACGCGCACCCGGAAGCGGAGGCCGCCGCGTGGGCCGCCCTCCTGGGCATCGTCATCTGGCTGATACGTCGTCCCTCCGAGCGCGGGCTGTCGGCCCGGCAGGCGTGGACACTCGTCGTGGTCATCGTGTCGGTATCCGTCCTGGCAGTTCTCGGCTGCCCGGGGCACGCACTGATCGGCAAGGCCAACTGGGTCTACGGCGGCTCGGGATGGTTTCTTGTGGCAGTCCTCACCCGTCGTCCGGCGCACCGGATGATGCCGACCCTTCTCATCGTCCCGGTGAGCGGGCTGATCGCAGTCTGCCGGACCGACGCAGACGGGGCGGGACTGATGGTCAGCCTGATGCTGGTGGTGGTGTACTTCCAACTCGGCGCACTCGCCATGGACGCGGTATTGCGCGGCCTGGGAGCAACCGCAGCAACGTCGTTCCATCACTTCCAACAGCCGGAAACCGCGCATCGCGCACGGGATGAGGTGCGCCGACACCGAGCGCTGCGCTACCGCGAACTGGAAGAATGGCTGGTGCCCGTGGTACAGGACCTCGCCGATGGCTCACTGCACCCTGGCAATCAGCATGACAGAACCCGCGCATGGGCCGCTGCGGCGGCTTTGCGCGTCCATCTCAGGCACGACAGAGCCTGCGAGCCGACTGCCGGGACGGACATCTCCACGGCACTGTCCTCCTGTGCGCGCCGCCACGGCGTCGCCGCCGAGGTGCGGGCCGACGTCGACGAAGTGCCCGCCATCGTGCTCACGGTGCTGTCGAAGACCGCCGCCCGCGTCTTGGCCCACGCCCAGCCCGGTGATGCGGAGATCGTTCTGCGGGGGGCAGCCGACGAGGCAATCCTGACAGTCTGCCTCCCCACTACGACCCCGGTGGGGGAACTGCGCCGTGCGGCTACGGCCGTCGCCGCAGCCAGCCCGGGAATCACCACGACGGCGACCGCAGTCGGTCAAGGACGTGTCTGGCTACAGGCAAGGTGGCAACAATGA
- a CDS encoding DDE-type integrase/transposase/recombinase, producing the protein MHAELGLGLRIHVSHGTVELLMQRAGLHGLPGNRRPRARHVTPSLADLVERNFTRHARDQLWVTDITEHPTFEGKVYCAVVLDTFSRRVVGWSIDASPTAALTTNALAMAIGNRSPKPGGTIIHSDHGSSSGRSIVTGSSAR; encoded by the coding sequence GTGCACGCCGAACTCGGCCTGGGCCTGCGCATCCATGTCAGCCACGGCACTGTTGAGCTGCTGATGCAGCGCGCCGGCCTGCACGGTCTGCCCGGCAACCGACGCCCCCGCGCCCGGCACGTGACCCCATCCCTCGCCGATCTGGTGGAGCGGAACTTCACCCGTCACGCCCGGGACCAGCTATGGGTCACGGACATTACCGAACACCCCACCTTTGAGGGCAAGGTGTACTGCGCAGTCGTCCTGGACACGTTTTCGCGGCGTGTGGTGGGCTGGTCGATCGACGCCTCACCCACCGCGGCACTGACCACCAACGCCCTGGCCATGGCCATCGGCAACCGTTCCCCGAAGCCGGGTGGCACGATCATCCACTCCGATCACGGAAGTTCGTCCGGGCGCTCGATCGTCACCGGATCGTCGGCTCGATAG
- a CDS encoding Imm21 family immunity protein, giving the protein MNSDSMWVTSAGGPLILIPESVCQHWGGAPRTYPDDEGDYGRACEVDGYVGLIDVGAAQALVLGDMPARTMFLPQYDVLVREVAGDEDDADLPSLVADLLPLVEWETGPTWSIEEPVVLFDSAHESAEISTEEHLRIDLPAGSYQIQSGYIEVPSEYLILVRLLRDQPPADSREDHPDASDARRDLPC; this is encoded by the coding sequence ATGAACAGCGACAGCATGTGGGTGACCTCGGCTGGCGGACCCTTGATCCTCATTCCCGAGTCTGTCTGCCAGCACTGGGGCGGTGCTCCGCGCACCTACCCCGACGACGAAGGTGACTACGGACGCGCCTGCGAGGTCGACGGCTACGTGGGACTCATTGACGTCGGGGCCGCACAGGCACTCGTGCTGGGCGACATGCCGGCCCGCACCATGTTCCTTCCCCAGTACGACGTCCTGGTCAGAGAAGTCGCCGGCGACGAGGATGACGCTGACCTCCCCTCCCTGGTCGCCGACCTGCTGCCACTCGTGGAATGGGAGACGGGGCCCACCTGGTCCATCGAGGAGCCGGTCGTCCTCTTCGACTCCGCCCACGAATCCGCCGAGATCTCCACGGAGGAACACCTGCGCATCGACCTGCCCGCAGGCAGCTACCAGATCCAGTCGGGTTACATCGAAGTCCCCAGCGAGTACCTCATCCTTGTCCGCCTCCTTCGCGACCAGCCGCCGGCAGACAGCCGCGAGGATCACCCCGACGCATCTGACGCTCGGAGGGACCTCCCGTGCTGA